The DNA sequence GCCGCAGCGTCTGCTCGGATTGCGAAAGTGTCGCAGCAGTTCGAACGCCATCAGGGGTTAGTCACTCACCTGTCTCAGCCATCGACCGGCGGTGTCCGACTGCACCTGTGGGGGAACGCTCCCGGCATTGACGTGGATGCAGTCGTCCTCACCCCACCACTGCCGCAGACCGTACAGTTGTTCGACCGCAGCGGCTTGACTGTTCCAGACCCCTGGCGAACCGCGCAGTACACGCAACGCCTGGTGTTGCTGGCGGAGGGTTCGCTGCCGGTCGGTGATGTGCCTGAAGAGCACGACGGCTGGGCTCAGGTGTTCGTCGATCGAGTCGCTGACTCTGACCAGGTTCGGCTCGCCGCCTACGCCGACAACAAGATCAGCAGTCAACTGTGGGATCTGGACGTTACTGATGCCCAAGCCCGGTTGGCTCTCGGCCTCCGTGAAGTCTTGCCGGGGCTGGCGTTGCGTACTGCCGACGTGAAGCGTTGGCGCTACGCCAACGCCATCAATACTGCAGATTGGGATGCGGGCCAACCGGTGAGTGACTCCTTGCCGGTCTGGATGACCGGAGATGGTGTCGGAGAACCGAGTGGCGAATTCCTCGGCGTCCACCGTGCCGTCACATCAGCGCTGGCTGCCCATCGTGGCCTGGCCGGAAACTTTGATCACTAAGGAAATAGTAGGAAAAGCACCCACGCCAGGAATGCCAGCAGCGCCAAAGAGCCGCCGATGGTGAAGCAGGCGAGGAGCCAAGTGGCGATATCGTCGGTCCGAGCGCGCTTCCGTACTTGATACTCGTGGTAGGTGTCCAGGTGAAACGCATCGGTTTCCGGGAGTGATCGCTGCTCGTTCATGCTTCCCCCACTTGTCTGCTTCGTTCAAGCGAGTGTGTGGGTTGGGTCCGACAAGGCATCCCTGAAGCATTGGCGAGGTCCGAGAACTCCTTGGCAGCAAATCAGCGCTCAGGAGTGTCGACTCACTGCATCACTCACGCTGGCTGCCAGTCGCTGGATCGTTGCTGCCGCCTGTCCAACCTCGGGAGCGATCATGGTGGCACCCTGGACCTACCGGGCACGAAGACTTACTGAAACGTCAGCGGACTGTGATGCCGATGCGGCTTGACTGACCAGAGCGTGGTCTGCGGAAACCTGCGGCAACAGGGTGAGCCCAAGGGCTGCACACGCTACCGACACGACGTGTTGCCTCATGAGTTCACCCCCGTATGAATACTCAGTTCAGGCGGTTCATCGGCAGCCCACGACGTGCACTGAAAAGTCCGGTGCGTGACGTGGCCGACATCTAGCTGGCCGGCACTGCTGCCTCGCGACGTTGCTTTGACCCGCCTCAGCGACGCGTTATCGCAGTACCACCAGGAGGGGTCCGGTTCTCGCCGATCCACCCGGGGCTGATCACACCAGGTCGTAGCGTCGATCGCTAGCCGATGAGGTAGGTATCTGCGTCACCGGGGCCGCGGAAGACCCCCACGATCACCGCAGTGCCCACATTCTGGACAAAGCCATAGAGGCCATCGAAGACTAACTTGTCGACCACCTGTCGGCTGTCGCGTTCCATGATCAGTACCTGGGATTTGGCGGATCCGGCTTCCGGATTCCCTGAGGTGCCTGCGACTCCTAGATCGGCATCTGCGACTCCCAGATAGAGGTAGCCGTCGGCGACTGCCACGCTGGAGACAGCGGCGTCTACTGACAGGGTCTCGAGCGTCGTGTGGTCGCGAGCATCGACAACAAATATCGTGCTGGACGCGGTGTCGGACTCGACGAGGTACACGCGATCTTCGGAGACGCCAGCGAATTCCACTGGGATGCTCTTGACTAAAGCATTGGTCTCGGTGTCGAAAACCGAAGTGACGTGTGTTGAATCATCGAGATGGGCGGAGGCGTAGATGAATCGCCCGACGGTCGTCAGGTTCCCGTAAAACTGGCCCTCATCAACGGAGGCAAGCTCCTGACCAGTTGCTGGATCGATCTGTACTAGCCGACCAGTGGAACCATGTGAGCTACCGGTTCCGAATAGCGACAGATAGAGCTTGCCGTTACTGGCATGCAAGTCACCCAACAGCGTCAAACTTTGCGACAACGTCGTCACTGAGGTCACCTGACCACTTGCCGCGTCCATGACCAGCAGTCGCGGATCAGGCTCGGCGTCGGGTGAGCTCGAGTGATGTGAAGTCACGAAGTAGAACAAGCCGTTGTCGGCAGTGAAACGCAAGATCCACTCGTCGTCAGCCAAGGCCACCGGAAGGCGCCGCTGTATGTCGAAGGTCACCGGATCGATCTGTGCAACGTAGTCGTTGTTGTCGTCTTGGACCCCAGCGTAAATATCGCCGTCCATGACCGCGACGCCAACAATCCAGTCATCGATGTCCAGCGTCGCGATCACATCGATCGCCTGGTCCGGTGCGGTAACCGTTGACCAGGGACTCTGGCCATTCTCGTTGATCGCAGCAACGCGGAATTGGTAGTTGATGCCTCGGGCCACAGTCACGTCATAGCTGGTGGTGATGTTGCCGGTCGACTCCACCACATCGGTCCAACCGCTGCCAGAATCGGATTGGATTCGGTAGCCGGTGAGTCCAGCTTGGACTTCGGGGGCCTGCCAGGAGAGCCGGACTGCAAGTGCCTTGGAGGCGGTTCTCACGGCTATCGGTGCTGACGGCAGTAAGACTGCTGGTTGGCGGAAGGCGAGTCGCAGAGTTTTGCTAACCGCGCCTTTCACGCGCTGCGGCCGCACCAGTTTCGCGCGGAGTTTGACCTTGTTCTTCTTGTTTGGCAGCGACAGTTTGCTCCGGTATCGACCCTTCTTGTTGGTTTTAGTGGTGACAACGGTTTTCCACTTCTTGCCCTTCTTGTGCTGGATCTGGACCTTAGCCTTGGTGACCTTGTCGCGTTGGGAATCGAAAGCCTTGCCTTTCACCCGGAACGAACGACCACTGATCGGATCGTTCTTGGGGCCTTTAAGGGTTACTTTCGCCGCGGATTTCGCGCGTTGCGAGGCATTGACTTCGCCGGGCTCGGCTGCGGCGAGTGCAGCGTTAGGTGCTGCTAGCCCCAGCGCCATCGGCACAGCCATTCCCATTGCGACAACACGTACTGACAACATGGATCCCCCGTAGTGAAGTTGATTCCCTCGCAGGACTTATCGGCATCGAGATCTCAGTCTTTAATATCTCGGTCTCTAATGCGGACGAACGAAGCTTTGCATGGCAAGGCATGTTGGCCCGTTTGTTTCTCACGGTGCTGCTCGTGTGACGCGAGCACGAGAAAGTGGTGTCGCCGCTGGGGGTTGGGATGGTGCTAGCAGTCGCATTCCTGCCAGCGGGTGTACGGGAACGACTGGCGACGTTGGGGATAGGTCAGCGACGTGAAACGGTGTCTTGCCGGCAGCGCCAGGTTTTGTGGCGAATCAAACGCGGTTGACAGTGGCCGTGGCCGTGGCCGTGGCCGTGGCCGTGGCCGCGACATTTAATCGACG is a window from the Actinomycetes bacterium genome containing:
- a CDS encoding NAD(P)-binding protein — encoded protein: MTSPRIGVVGGGIAGLVLAQRLAANGVQPVIVDKAKRLGGRLSARPLLGELVPTSVRTCRVGVQQSAVLQELLGDAAEVGSAADGWCDVQITAAASARIAKVSQQFERHQGLVTHLSQPSTGGVRLHLWGNAPGIDVDAVVLTPPLPQTVQLFDRSGLTVPDPWRTAQYTQRLVLLAEGSLPVGDVPEEHDGWAQVFVDRVADSDQVRLAAYADNKISSQLWDLDVTDAQARLALGLREVLPGLALRTADVKRWRYANAINTADWDAGQPVSDSLPVWMTGDGVGEPSGEFLGVHRAVTSALAAHRGLAGNFDH
- a CDS encoding fibronectin type III domain-containing protein; the encoded protein is MLSVRVVAMGMAVPMALGLAAPNAALAAAEPGEVNASQRAKSAAKVTLKGPKNDPISGRSFRVKGKAFDSQRDKVTKAKVQIQHKKGKKWKTVVTTKTNKKGRYRSKLSLPNKKNKVKLRAKLVRPQRVKGAVSKTLRLAFRQPAVLLPSAPIAVRTASKALAVRLSWQAPEVQAGLTGYRIQSDSGSGWTDVVESTGNITTSYDVTVARGINYQFRVAAINENGQSPWSTVTAPDQAIDVIATLDIDDWIVGVAVMDGDIYAGVQDDNNDYVAQIDPVTFDIQRRLPVALADDEWILRFTADNGLFYFVTSHHSSSPDAEPDPRLLVMDAASGQVTSVTTLSQSLTLLGDLHASNGKLYLSLFGTGSSHGSTGRLVQIDPATGQELASVDEGQFYGNLTTVGRFIYASAHLDDSTHVTSVFDTETNALVKSIPVEFAGVSEDRVYLVESDTASSTIFVVDARDHTTLETLSVDAAVSSVAVADGYLYLGVADADLGVAGTSGNPEAGSAKSQVLIMERDSRQVVDKLVFDGLYGFVQNVGTAVIVGVFRGPGDADTYLIG